The following are encoded in a window of Thunnus albacares chromosome 17, fThuAlb1.1, whole genome shotgun sequence genomic DNA:
- the LOC122966299 gene encoding sterile alpha motif domain-containing protein 9-like: MESGSTEMGWQELPYDRWTESHVSSWLRGIGIKENYIIKLSEEEVTGPVLTTLQREFLSTTIGMKRGQIEHLLKKRDQLLKSEPNKLKKGKDLSGKSKYDIKEDLLIPGQEPNPSSQKPCERAERENIPTECSDNSTSTGVTSSFCDYQKFDQREPSCRYVKHNVLPPETGIDNMIVPCHEYKSLEIAHKLESKKLQTKVASEVLRFACACMNMRTNGTIHFGIMDKLRGKHQHGEIIGIPVRNQEDFVDALDYIEKCFKGSNQQSDARNCIRNPRFIEVFDKETTEKTWVIEYDVVPKASIVKDKLYSVGVPKFSEKDNKVKCEEKVPYHRVGANTPRIPEDDLVQFIQQLREKDQQREEAESSSNQTAVDFKEDQKRKLSILLTCGKTHMDNSLYYIIVTNKFHPEHLDSIGFLVHMNLFCVFDFDPDSKASGLCGRYKEQKAVNLHSLDDYAINDGLKTVDVIHALKLFERTSWIFCNGRNNFPGGEQTCDEKTWIKTRKKKLKKAVSLICNDILPRCSFVVLFLLLSDVEQPLVETFHEFYAEMNGHDFLAVISESKEIYKKWSNLAEMSCDMSTLKEISIVEMPLSHVDATVQSIQLSKNQLTRTLPVLNGGRCFLKSVEEAMLDSLEIISVDQCDDTKLEIMSEEEIQQIESYFYQGGKIDWINFWLADKHKCGDIIKRDAYQEANTILDNMVHCSNVIRSIESVNIYHQPGSGGSTVARQVLWSWRTKVRCAVVKQCKEITTVCEHAVRLREHDERDKNNCLPVLLLLEDRNADDIHDLRRELGNVTATKKISQSVLCFILLICNRSNDPERMCRASPSQTVAVTHKLTMAEKPLFTKKREQLKKFESGFILMFVLMSEEFSESYIKDFVKNLLDNIDYSSLITRLIRFVALLNCYVEDSYISVSHCEASLGIATHVEGAQHHAFVDCLTEEARLIFIHLRDGSTHISSIRIIHPLVAKEILNQLSANLPQSDIAMDLINDKVFINHRFNRDEFLKFIKTLFIRRNKKSRGDPEDTAFSPLIEHVRKIRGHVQKAVDLMKAAYLGLGEDAFMAQQLARLLYTNLRFEKALEWAKKQNFFFHMIHLSSTHWDKFTSGGFIACMTLLRKKNHHLKGELKSYTLHLEEFLPSGPPKKQRRKRLPALTVRTTER; encoded by the exons ATGGAAAGCGGCTCCACAGAAATGG GATGGCAGGAACTGCCTTATGACAGATGGACAGAATCTCATGTGAGCTCCTGGTTGAGAGGTATTGGAATAAAAGAGAACTACATAATAAAACTGTCAGAGGAGGAAGTGACAGGGCCAGTTCTCACAACTCTCCAGAGGGAATTCCTCAGCACAACAATTGGAATGAAACGTGGCCAAATTGAACACCTACTCAAGAAAAGAGATCAGCTTCTAAAGTCCGaaccaaacaaactgaaaaaaggaaaagatttAAGTGGTAAAAGTAAATATGACATAAAAGAGGACTTGTTAATTCCAGGACAAGAACCAAACCCCTCTTCACAAAAACCTTGTGaaagagcagaaagagagaatattCCTACAGAGTGCAGTGACAACTCAACTTCTACCGGAGTAACTTCATCTTTCTGTGACTATCAGAAATTTGACCAGCGTGAACCAAGTTGCAGATATGTCAAACACAATGTGCTTCCACCAGAGACAGGGATTGATAACATGATTGTTCCATGTCATGAATATAAGTCACTGGAGATTGCCCACAAATTAGAGTCAAAAAAGCTACAAACAAAAGTAGCAAGTGAGGTGTTAAGAtttgcatgtgcatgcatgaaTATGCGAACCAATGGCACAATTCATTTTGGGATTATGGACAAATTAAGAGGCAAACACCAGCATGGTGAAATTATAGGAATACCTGTCAGGAATCAAGAAGATTTTGTGGATGCGTTAGACTACATTGAAAAATGCTTCAAAGGATCAAATCAACAGTCTGATGCCAGGAATTGCATAAGGAACCCCCGATTCATTGAGGTCTTTGACAAGGAAACTACTGAGAAAACATGGGTCATTGAATATGATGTTGTCCCAAAAGCAAGCATTGTAAAAGATAAGCTTTACTCTGTTGGTGTCCCAAAATTCTCTGAGAAGGACAACAAAGTCAAATGTGAAGAGAAAGTTCCCTATCACAGAGTGGGAGCTAACACACCCCGTATACCTGAAGATGACCTTGTTCAATTCATCCAacaactgagagagaaagaccaacagagagaggaggcagaatCTTCAAGCAATCAAACAGCTGTTGACTTTAAAGAGGACCAAAAGAGGAAACTCTCCATCCTCTTAACAtgtggaaaaacacacatggaCAACTCTCTGTATTACATCATTGTGACAAACAAATTTCACCCAGAGCATCTCGACAGCATAGGCTTCTTGGTTCACATGaatcttttctgtgtgtttgattttgacCCTGATTCAAAGGCATCAGGTCTCTGTGGTAGATATAAGGAACAGAAGGCTGTAAACCTTCACTCTCTTGATGATTATGCAATCAATGATGGCTTGAAAACTGTTGACGTCATACATGCTTTGAAGCTTTTTGAGAGAACAAGCTGGATTTTCTGCAATGGAAGAAACAACTTCCCTGGTGGAGAACAAACCTGCGATGAAAAAACCTGgatcaaaacaagaaaaaagaaactgaaaaaagcagTGTCGCTCATCTGCAATGATATCCTTCCAAGGTGTTCATTTGTTGTCCTCTTCCTGCTCTTGTCTGATGTTGAGCAGCCACTTGTTGAGACATTCCATGAATTCTATGCAGAGATGAATGGACATGATTTTTTGGCAGTCATATCAGAGTCAAAGGAAATCTACAAAAAGTGGTCAAATCTTGCAGAAATGTCTTGTGACATGTCTACACTTAAAGAGATCAGCATTGTTGAAATGCCACTGAGTCATGTGGATGCCACTGTTCAAAGCATTCAGCTCTCAAAGAATCAACTCACAAGGACATTACCCGTCTTAAATGGCGGACGATGCTTCTTAAAGTCAGTTGAAGAGGCCATGCTAGATTCTTTGGAAATCATCAGTGTTGACCAGTGTGATGATACAAAACTGGAGATCATGAGCGAAGAGGAAATCCAACAAATTGAGAGCTACTTTTATCAAGGTGGAAAGATAGACTGGATCAACTTCTGGCTTGCTGACAAACACAAGTGTGGAGATATCATAAAGAGGGATGCCTACCAAGAAGCAAACACAATCCTGGACAACATGGTACATTGTAGTAACGTCATTCGTTCAATTGAGAGTGTGAACATATACCACCAACCTGGCAGTGGTGGAAGCACAGTGGCACGACAGGTCCTCTGGAGTTGGAGGACAAAAGTACGGTGTGCAGTTGTTAAACAGTGTAAAGAAATCACAactgtgtgtgagcatgcagTGAGACTGAGGGAACATGatgagagagacaaaaacaactgTCTTCCAGTACTCCTGCTGCTGGAGGATCGTAATGCAGATGACATACATGATCTCAGACGGGAGCTTGGAAATGTCACAGCAACCAAAAAAATAAGTCAGTCTGTGTTGTGCTTCATCCTGCTCATCTGCAACAGGTCAAATGACCCAGAAAGAATGTGCAGAGCATCGCCATCTCAAACAGTAGCAGTCACACATAAGCTGACAATGGCAGAGAAGCCTTTGTTCACAAAAAAGCGTGAGCAACTCAAAAAGTTTGAATCAGGCTTTATCCTCATGTTTGTGCTGATGAGTGAAGAGTTCAGTGAAAGTTACATTAAGGACTTTGTGAAAAACCTTTTAGATAACATTGATTATTCATCACTTATCACTCGCCTCATCAGATTTGTGGCTCTCTTGAATTGCTATGTGGAAGATTCATACATATCTGTATCACACTGTGAAGCATCTCTCGGGATAGCTACCCATGTGGAAGGAGCTCAGCACCATGCATTTGTGGATTGTCTCACTGAGGAAGCTAGGCTCATTTTCATCCACCTTAGAGATGGTTCAACACACATCTCATCAATACGGATTATTCATCCACTGGTGGCAAAGGAAATTCTGAATCAGCTGTCTGCAAATTTGCCTCAGAGTGATATTGCCATGGATCTCATCAACGACAAGGTATTTATCAATCACAGGTTCAACAGAGATGAGTTCCTGAAGTTCATCAAAACTCTTTTCATCAGACGCAACAAAAAGAGCAGAGGGGATCCTGAAGACACAGCTTTTTCACCCCTTATTGAGCATGTCAGAAAAATCAGAGGTCATGTTCAGAAAGCTGTTGATCTCATGAAAGCTGCTTACCTAGGTTTGGGAGAAGATGCGTTCATGGCACAACAGCTTGCCCGGCTGCTTTACACAAACTTGAGATTTGAAAAGGCCCTAGAATgggcaaaaaagcaaaatttcTTCTTCCATATGATACATTTGTCCTCGACACATTGGGACAAGTTTACAAGTGGTGGTTTTATCGCTTGTATGACACTCTTGAGGAAAAAGAACCATCACCTGAAAGGGGAACTGAAATCATACACATTGCACTTAGAGGAATTTCTGCCTTCAGGGCCTCCgaaaaagcaaagaagaaaGAGACTGCCAGCTTTAACAGTTCGTACTACGGAGAGGTAG